A section of the Paralichthys olivaceus isolate ysfri-2021 chromosome 16, ASM2471397v2, whole genome shotgun sequence genome encodes:
- the LOC109646531 gene encoding zinc finger protein Xfin-like has protein sequence MAFPSAFGSQVAAIMDVLAKAAVAEISKLVEDGTAVLHLEMCRRDAEIQELKTSLKLMEVELCKAREAAETRDTEEEQQEEQQEQTAGTQVPSIDEREDEQTRLGFLEPKAADSLCRHRHGNQDSDDMRPAVKHEPAGELVIQETTDNTATAATNICFEGSERSDSIWPPAACGMFEKSSVALQQHMQMFPSHAEQFSAHRNSESSFNSPTATQEIVDNSTSVPIKVETEIQPVCSGGTTSQSVSNEPLRRVSRPSGIGTQCLQSPPQQVGRSPAVPHVQRSAAVTEDHILSRNNLRTKRLMNMWRSNQKLFICSVCNKAFPRMSQLEEHKATHQPFKPFRCLECGKSFTQKTRLKTHQSVHTGERPFSCKICGKMFSRQDNCTRHERFHSGLKPYSCGQCGKSFTVLGNLKIHQEIHLQGRYFMSTFVRFVTMLSSVALRAQVASIIEELSRAAAAEISELVEDGMVLLRLEMCQRDQEIQKLKGNIQLLHTELRATRGPVTRRPEDGGQSSAGDERIFRENVHADRDDSCVSKPEVKDKPDSMEPGGEEGRGHAEQLGEELTLYEGNSGRWRSKAERETERDTSGYLNVRPNSLPCLPESSLDAGLAFGQYRGAYNTARRRTARRLKFKMGFICPYCGKCFERSGHLERHKRIHTGEKPYRCEVCGRRFNQKCSLKEHMKIHRRCIPPTAVEARVVEENQIPEVNPCADPHLPEEKIRTSADDVPPEDEDVLPPPLRVKSEPAEEEITQPLFQRGGEPPREGGDDLGGNFTAFERDSQRWRSRLQGHNDTEMSGMEYLSSSAQNMTSYPGIAQLLPGPVEASCSSFPFPGKPYGELKNSTISQTPYASSDVLLASGEAASPGVSEAALNHQLQRRNASFQVIKPKKSFACSYCGKIFKRSGHLQTHLRIHTGEKPYGCHVCGRCFTQKSSLKVHMKTHRNGENPDLLEAHQLMFTMPDNHSLENAPEPKPELVAFEEQLAGREALGEHMVMVKVESNEEDFQALSQVRPDCGTGALDHSELWTSGTEKTCEAMVQTVCVLSRDIKYELGLADEQQGYTSASPIKDIPFLNDKENEDMVRGDYAAMGIHSRSSDVTLAPELQVREPNDYGSASDRTGEGTGFELDMTSLGNLEDGCGSDGARQNCFICSSCGQSFDSFILFQQHRCKNISDLNMATCISFQTQLSSVMEELLKAAVADISKLVDDKCAFLHVEISRKQSEIEMLKRKLQTMEKKNTQLQRGFENYMDRGTDVASNCRHPSGDMKFPEMDDAAVSFTIKEESPDEPLWISDTAGPIAGSVQYPNPGIVVESQQLEEGRHLSHPEVSRLKTSEFSDLYNSGHHAGQISGLHFTVKTEKEEEQSGFSQDGCQHGAGKQNQLAADFSIDERDNQLWSSIIEGNDIDAGFPDFSSMVEEYSNTFPEHSDANVVSNASKSTGVQQSSSQRPCNGIYSGEYQKDVPQSSGFQNRAQGALPQGERPKEQMYSQRNASHVSHLRQPDEHPERDATSGDRPAVTHSHNTFTPSSYHNPHKPFSAAGRGYVCLQCGKTFGRLHQFKLHQQSHKRKRAFWCTVCGKSFQCSSHLSIHHRTHTGEKPYGCGQCGKRFTQQSSLRVHQRTHSGERPYSCSQCGKTFILMHHLKRHRIIHTYS, from the exons ATGGCGTTCCCCTCCGCCTTCGGTTCGCAGGTCGCCGCCATCATGGACGTGCTGGCGAAGGCTGCGGTCGCCGAGATATCGAAGCTGGTGGAGGACGGGACCGCGGTGCTGCACCTGGAGATGTGTCGGAGGGACGCGGAGATCCAGGAGCTGAAGACGAGTCTGAAGCTGATGGAGGTGGAACTGTGCAAAGCTCGAGAAGCTGCAGAGACCCGGGAcacggaggaggagcagcaggaggagcagcaggagcagacaGCCGGGACCCAGGTCCCCTCCATAG aTGAAAGAGAGGATGAGCAAACACGTTTAGGGTTTCTGGAACCAAAGGCTGCTGATTCACTCTGCAGACATCGACATGGGAACCAAGACAGTGATGACATGAGACCAGCGGTGAAACACGAGCCAGCCGGTGAGCTTGTGATCCAGGAAACAACAGACAACACTGCGACAGCAGCGACTAACATTTGCTTTGAGGGGAGCGAGCGAAGTGACTCAATCTGGCCTCCTGCTGCTTGCGGCATGTTTGAGAAAAGCTCTGTTGCGCTGCAGCAGCACATGCAGATGTTCCCCTCTCACGCTGAGCAATTTTCTGCTCACCGAAATTCAGAAAGTTCCTTTAACTCTCCAACCGCAACACAGGAAATTGTCGATAATTCGACAAGCGTGCCGATAAAAGTAGAAACAGAGATTCAACCTGTGTGCTCAGGAGGTACCACTTCACAGTCTGTTAGCAATGAACCATTAAGACGTGTTTCACGCCCTTCAGGCATCGGGACCCAGTGTCTGCAGTCTCCTCCGCAACAGGTTGGGCGGTCACCCGCTGTTCCTCATGTGCAGAGGTCCGCTGCAGTCACAGAAGATCACATCCTCAGCAGAAACAACCTGAGGACAAAAAGACTCATGAACATGTGGAGATCAAATCAGAAACTCTTCATCTGCTCCGTGTGCAACAAGGCTTTCCCCCGCATGTCTCAGCTGGAGGAGCACAAGGCCACTCATCAGCCCTTCAAACCTTTCAGGTGCCTCGAATGTGGGAAGTCTTTCACCCAGAAGACCCGGCTGAAGACGCACCAAAGCGTGCACACGGGAGAGAGGCCGTTCAGCTGCAAAATCTGCGGCAAGATGTTTTCGAGGCAGGACAACTGCACGAGACACGAGCGCTTCCACAGCGGCCTGAAGCCGTACAGCTGCGGGCAGTGTGGGAAAAGCTTCACGGTGCTGGGTAACCTCAAAATCCATCAGGAGATTCACCTGCAAGGTAGATA TTTCATGAGCACCT TTGTCCGGTTCGTAACGATGCTGAGCAGCGTCGCTCTGCGGGCTCAGGTCGCCTCCATCATCGAAGAACTGTCCAGAGCGGCCGCGGCGGAGATCTCGGAGCTGGTGGAGGACGGGATGGTTCTGCTGCGGCTGGAGATGTGTCAGCGGGACCAGGAGATCCAGAAGCTGAAGGGCAACATCCAGCTGCTGCACACCGAGCTCCGGGCGACCCGGGGCCCGGTGACCCGGAGACCTGAGGACg GTGGTCAGAGCTCCGCTGGGGACGAGAGGATCTTTCGTGAAAATGTCCACGCTGACCGAGACGACAGCTGCGTGTCCAAACCTGAAGTCAAGGACAAACCTGACTCTATGGAGCCGGGAGGTGAAGAGGGCAGAGGTCACGCCGAGCAGCTGGGGGAAGAGTTGACTCTGTACGAGGGGAACAGCGGACGGTGGAGATCCAAAGCCGAGAGGGAGACAGAACGTGACACCTCAGGTTATTTAAACGTGCGGCCCAACTCCCTGCCATGTCTCCCGGAATCCTCCCTGGACGCTGGACTGGCCTTCGGTCAGTATCGTGGCGCTTACAACACGGCACGGAGGAGGACGGCGAGGAGGCTGAAGTTTAAGATGGGCTTCATCTGCCCGTACTGCGGCAAATGTTTTGAGCGTTCCGGGCACCTGGAGAGACACAAGAGGATTCACACCGGGGAGAAACCGTATCGCTGCGAGGTCTGCGGGCGACGCTTCAATCAGAAATGCAGCCTGAAGGAGCACATGAAGATTCACAGAAGAT GTATTCCGCCCACAGCAGTGGAGGCCCGGGTGGTCGAGGAGAACCAGATTCCTGAGGTGAATCCATGTGCCGATCCTCATCTCCCAGAGGAAAAGATCCGCACGAGCGCTGACGATGTTCCGCCCGAGGACGAGGACGttctccctccacctctacGAGTCAAATCTGAGCCGGCAGAGGAGGAAATAACACAACCGCTGTTTCAGAGAGGGGGTGAGCCGCCAAGGGAAGGAGGGGACGACCTCGGAGGGAATTTCACAGCGTTTGAGAGAGACAGCCAGCGGTGGAGGTCGAGACTACAAGGACACAACGACACAGAGATGAGCGGGATGGAATATCTCAGCAGCTCGGCACAGAATATGACGTCCTACCCCGGGATCGCTCAGTTACTCCCGGGACCGGTCGAAGCTTCTTGTAGCTCCTTCCCGTTTCCAGGGAAACCATACGGGGAGCTGAAAAACAGCACGATCTCCCAAACGCCCTACGCATCGTCAGACGTGCTTCTCGCGTCCGGCGAAGCGGCCTCGCCCGGTGTGTCGGAGGCAGCGCTGAATCaccagctgcagaggaggaacgCGTCTTTCCAGGTGATCAAACCGAAGAAAAGCTTCGCCTGCTCGTACTGCGGCAAGATCTTTAAGCGCTCCGGTCACCTACAGACACATTTACGAATTCATACCGGGGAGAAACCGTACGGCTGCCACGTCTGTGGGAGGTGCTTCACTCAAAAAAGTAGCCTGAAGGTCCACATGAAGAcgcacagaaatg GGGAGAACCCAGATTTGCTGGAGGCTCATCAGCTGATGTTTACGATGCCTGACAACCACTCGCTGGAGAACGCGCCGGAGCCGAAGCCCGAACTGGTGGCGTTTGAGGAGCAGTTAGCGGGCAGGGAGGCGCTGGGCGAACACATGGTGATGGTGAAGGTGGAGTCGAACGAGGAGGATTTTCAGGCTCTGAGTCAGGTGAGGCCCGATTGTGGCACAGGAGCGCTGGACCACAGTGAGCTGTGGACCTCTGGGACGGAGAAGACCTGCGAAGCCATGGTACAAACCGTCTGCGTACTTTCACGTGACATCAAGTATGAACTCGGCCTCGCCGATGAGCAGCAGGGATACACGAGTGCGTCACCGATCAAGGATATTCCTTTTCTGaatgacaaagaaaatgaagacaTGGTGCGCGGTGACTACGCAGCGATGGGAATTCACTCCAGGAGCTCGGATGTGACTCTGGCGCCTGAGCTGCAGGTTCGAGAGCCGAACGATTACGGCTCAGCGAGCGACAGGACTGGGGAGGGAACCGGGTTTGAATTAGATATGACGTCGCTAGGCAACCTGGAGGACGGCTGTGGCAGCGATGGCGCCAGACAAAACTGCTTTATATGCTCGAGCTGCGGGCAGAGCTTTGATAGTTTCATCTTGTTTCAGCAGCACCGGTGTAAAAACATCAGTGATT TGAACATGGCGACGTGCATCTCCTTCCAGACGCAGCTGTCCTCTGTaatggaggagctgctgaaggCGGCGGTGGCGGACATCTCCAAACTGGTCGATGACAAATGCGCGTTCCTGCACGTGGAGATCTCCAGGAAGCAGAGCGAGATCGAGATGCTGAAGAGGAAGCTGCAGACgatggagaagaagaacacGCAGCTGCAGCGCGGCTTCG aaAACTACATGGACCGAGGAACTGACGTCGCCTCCAACTGTCGTCATCCCTCAGGAGACATGAAG TTTCCAGAGATGGACGATGCCGCTGTTTCCTTCACGATTAAAGAAGAGAGTCCAGATGAGCCGCTGTGGATCAGTGACACCGCTGGACCCATCG CTGGTTCTGTGCAGTACCCTAACCCAGGTATCGTGGTGGAGAGCCAGCAGCTGGAAGAGGGCCGTCACTTATCCCATCCAGAGGTCTCCAGGCTAAAAACGTCAGAGTTCAGTGACTTGTACAACTCTGGTCATCACGCGGGACAGATCAGCGGCCTCCACTTCACCGTCAAGacggagaaggaggaggagcaatCTGGATTCAGTCAGGACGGATGTCAGCACGGCGCCGGGAAGCAGAATCAACTCGCCGCTGACTTTTCCATCGACGAACGAGATAATCAGCTCTGGTCGTCCATAATCGAAGGTAACGACATCGACGCCGGTTTTCCTGACTTTTCAAGTATGGTGGAGGAGTACTCCAACACGTTCCCGGAGCACTCGGATGCTAATGTGGTTTCGAACGCCAGCAAGTCGACCGGTGTCCAGCAGTCGTCCTCTCAGAGGCCGTGCAACGGGATCTACAGCGGTGAGTACCAGAAGGACGTCCCGCAGTCGTCCGGTTTTCAGAACAGAGCTCAGGGCGCGCTCCCGCAGGGGGAGAGGCCGAAGGAGCAAATGTACTCGCAGAGAAACGCGTCGCATGTTTCACACCTGAGGCAGCCCGATGAGCACCCAGAGAGGGACGCCACATCTGGGGACAGACCGGCCGTGACTCACTCCCACAACACGTTCACACCCAGCAGCTACCACAACCCCCACAAGCCTTTTTCTGCCGCGGGGCGGGGCTACGTTTGCTTGCAGTGCGGCAAGACGTTCGGCCGCCTGCACCAGTTCAAGCTGCACCAGCAGAGCCACAAGAGGAAGCGGGCGTTCTGGTGCACGGTGTGCGGGAAGAGCTTCCAGTGCTCGTCCCACCTCAGCATACACCACCGGACGCACACGGGCGAGAAGCCGTACGGTTGCGGGCAGTGCGGGAAGAGGTTCACGCAGCAGAGCAGCCTGAGGGTCCACCAGCGCACTCACAGCGGCGAGCGGCCCTACAGCTGCTCGCAGTGCGGGAAGACCTTCATCCTGATGCACCATTTGAAACGGCACAGAATTATTCACACGTACAGCTGA